One Gemmatimonadaceae bacterium DNA segment encodes these proteins:
- a CDS encoding PadR family transcriptional regulator — protein sequence MFWDCDPPGSFRGRWSFGPDVYGFVWGNGGGRKRGGGGGRGGRMFEQGDLKYVILQLLAEKPRHGYEVIKELEEKFGGHYAPSAGTVYPTLSLLEDLGYATVSLEEGGKKVYTITDEGRRYLEQNRSAVDDIFERIAEFGASFLSDSMGEINRSMAGVGRAVYGSANRYFRDKEKAAKVREVLERAAREIETIVSGTAV from the coding sequence ATGTTCTGGGACTGCGATCCCCCGGGCTCCTTCAGGGGGCGGTGGAGCTTCGGACCTGACGTGTACGGCTTTGTGTGGGGAAACGGAGGAGGGCGCAAGCGCGGCGGTGGGGGGGGGCGTGGCGGGCGCATGTTCGAGCAGGGCGACCTCAAGTACGTCATCCTGCAGCTCCTGGCCGAGAAGCCGAGGCACGGCTACGAGGTCATCAAGGAGCTCGAGGAGAAGTTCGGTGGGCATTACGCCCCGTCGGCCGGCACGGTGTACCCCACTCTCTCCCTTCTCGAGGACCTGGGTTACGCCACCGTCTCGCTGGAGGAGGGGGGGAAGAAGGTCTACACAATCACCGACGAGGGGCGCCGGTACCTCGAGCAGAACCGCTCCGCAGTCGACGACATCTTCGAGCGGATCGCCGAGTTCGGGGCCTCGTTCCTCTCCGACTCCATGGGGGAGATCAACCGTTCCATGGCCGGGGTCGGCCGTGCCGTGTACGGCTCGGCCAACCGTTACTTCCGCGACAAGGAGAAGGCGGCGAAGGTTCGGGAGGTGCTGGAGCGGGCCGCGCGCGAAATCGAAACGATCGTGAGCGGGACAGCGGTCTGA
- a CDS encoding sigma-70 family RNA polymerase sigma factor, giving the protein MTTAFIPTSLAPIASPPRRIMSEAEQTDREREHLLVVAAQRGENEAFASLVRLHQRRAYAVARSIVLTHEDAEDAVQEGFLHAYRALHRFLPDQAFGAWLHRIVANAALDITRRRKVRDADTLADTIASPFRDPAESDELKRRLSVALETLGDRQRSVIVLHDVEGYKHAEIGRMLGIPEGTARSDLHHARARLRQALGEIRSQL; this is encoded by the coding sequence GTGACGACCGCGTTCATCCCGACTTCGCTCGCCCCGATCGCCAGCCCGCCGCGCCGGATCATGTCCGAGGCCGAGCAGACTGATCGCGAGCGGGAGCACCTGCTCGTCGTGGCCGCCCAGCGGGGCGAGAACGAGGCGTTTGCCTCGCTCGTGCGGCTGCACCAGCGGCGTGCGTACGCAGTCGCCCGCTCGATCGTCCTCACCCATGAGGACGCCGAAGACGCGGTTCAGGAGGGTTTCCTGCACGCCTACCGGGCGCTGCACCGATTCCTTCCCGACCAGGCCTTCGGCGCCTGGTTGCATCGCATCGTGGCCAACGCAGCACTCGACATCACGCGCCGTCGCAAGGTGCGCGATGCCGACACACTCGCCGATACGATCGCATCGCCCTTCCGCGATCCGGCCGAATCGGACGAACTCAAGCGCCGCCTCTCCGTTGCCCTCGAGACGTTAGGCGACCGGCAACGGAGCGTGATCGTCCTGCACGACGTCGAGGGGTACAAGCACGCAGAGATCGGCCGGATGCTGGGAATCCCCGAGGGGACCGCCCGCTCCGACCTTCATCATGCCCGCGCCAGGTTGCGCCAGGCGCTGGGCGAAATACGGAGTCAGCTATGA
- a CDS encoding ABC transporter permease, with protein MLFGEIFRVALGALRANKLRSLLTMLGIVIGVGSVIAMIALGTGAQQAVKDRISALGTTLLTVSPGQMFGRGGISSDADRAKLVMKDAAALEERGTTFRAVQPEMSRNMQVQYMNKNTNTSITGTTANYLTVRKYELSAGRMFSSQEDNAKARVAVVGPEVVKNLGLESPYAILDEPIRIRGIQFTVIGVLKSKGQSQPWANPDDQILVPLNTARFRVIGSDRIRSISVLAKTEEQIPETMAEIQKILRREHKLRQGRPDDFAIRNQSDFLSTFAETTVVFTYLLAGIAAVSLVVGGIGIMNIMLVSVTERTREIGVRKALGATRFNILFQFLIEAVVLCLMGGCIGILLGGGVATWLSAAFQWNTQISSTSILLAFGFSALVGILFGVWPARRAAKLDPILALRYE; from the coding sequence ATGCTCTTCGGCGAGATCTTCCGGGTCGCGTTAGGCGCGCTGCGCGCCAACAAGCTGCGCTCGCTCCTCACGATGCTCGGCATCGTGATCGGCGTCGGCTCGGTCATCGCGATGATCGCGCTCGGCACCGGGGCGCAGCAGGCCGTGAAGGACCGCATCTCGGCGCTGGGGACCACGCTGCTGACCGTCTCCCCCGGGCAGATGTTCGGGCGGGGCGGGATCAGTTCGGACGCCGACCGCGCCAAGCTCGTGATGAAGGACGCCGCGGCCCTCGAGGAACGGGGGACCACGTTCCGCGCCGTGCAGCCCGAGATGTCGCGCAACATGCAGGTGCAGTACATGAACAAGAACACCAACACGTCCATCACCGGCACCACGGCCAACTACCTGACCGTGCGCAAGTACGAGCTGTCGGCCGGCCGGATGTTCTCCTCGCAGGAAGACAACGCCAAGGCGCGCGTTGCAGTCGTCGGCCCCGAAGTCGTGAAGAACCTGGGGCTCGAGTCGCCCTACGCCATCCTCGATGAACCGATCCGCATTCGCGGGATCCAGTTCACCGTCATCGGCGTCCTCAAGTCGAAGGGACAGTCGCAGCCGTGGGCAAACCCCGACGACCAGATCCTCGTCCCGCTCAACACGGCGCGCTTTCGCGTCATCGGGAGCGACCGCATCCGGTCAATCTCGGTCCTCGCCAAGACGGAGGAGCAGATCCCGGAGACGATGGCCGAGATCCAGAAGATCCTCCGTCGCGAGCACAAGCTGCGGCAGGGGCGCCCCGACGACTTCGCGATCCGCAACCAGTCCGACTTTCTCTCCACGTTCGCCGAGACGACGGTGGTCTTCACCTACCTGCTCGCCGGCATCGCCGCGGTGTCGCTGGTGGTGGGGGGAATCGGGATCATGAACATCATGCTCGTCTCGGTCACCGAACGCACGCGCGAGATCGGCGTGCGCAAGGCGTTAGGCGCGACGCGCTTCAACATCCTCTTCCAGTTCCTGATCGAGGCGGTCGTGCTCTGCCTCATGGGCGGTTGCATCGGGATCCTGCTGGGCGGAGGAGTGGCCACCTGGCTCAGCGCCGCCTTCCAGTGGAACACGCAGATCTCGTCGACGTCGATCCTGCTCGCCTTCGGCTTCTCGGCGCTGGTCGGGATCCTTTTCGGCGTCTGGCCCGCCCGCCGCGCCGCCAAGCTCGATCCGATCCTGGCGCTCCGCTACGAATAG
- a CDS encoding TolC family protein, with the protein MEEAIKLAQRNAPQVVAARGQMRSTDAAVRTAMGTFIPTLNVSLGGNYQKGTTFVPTGGSGRIDTPWNFSRSLTSNLEVFDGGRRWFNVQSARASQLTAEANERLQRFQVATEVKQQYFNVLAARESRAAAEAQLRQSDEQLKSATARVRAGAATVSDSLRSIIQVGNARLAVLTADNNLRVANANLTRLVGTPFQVTAEDESLLSVPSSPIDSATLAPLAETAPSVQSARAQVNAAIATERSARTSYLPIFSIGGTYSANRSDVAFAPNSGDFNSQRSLRLTLSYPLFNGLQREENVVRARISEDNARAQLRDAQLTIQQQLTQYLGVHRLAQERAAIQVASIAAAEEDLRVQNQRYALGSSTLLDVLTSQSQLNSARYALIQARYDARVAKAQIEAVLGRDIQ; encoded by the coding sequence TTGGAAGAGGCCATCAAGCTGGCCCAGCGCAATGCCCCGCAGGTGGTGGCCGCGCGCGGCCAGATGCGATCGACCGACGCCGCCGTGCGCACCGCCATGGGAACGTTCATCCCCACGCTCAACGTCTCGCTCGGCGGGAACTACCAGAAAGGCACCACCTTCGTCCCAACGGGCGGCAGCGGGCGCATCGACACGCCGTGGAACTTCAGCCGCTCGCTCACCTCAAACCTCGAAGTGTTCGACGGCGGCCGCCGCTGGTTCAACGTCCAGAGCGCCCGCGCCAGCCAGCTCACCGCCGAGGCAAACGAGCGCCTGCAGCGCTTCCAGGTCGCCACCGAAGTCAAGCAGCAGTACTTCAACGTCCTCGCCGCCCGCGAGTCGCGCGCCGCCGCCGAAGCGCAGCTGCGACAGAGCGACGAACAGCTCAAGTCCGCCACCGCCCGCGTGCGCGCCGGCGCCGCCACGGTGTCGGACTCGCTCCGCTCGATCATCCAGGTGGGCAACGCGCGCCTCGCCGTGCTCACCGCCGACAACAACCTGCGCGTGGCCAACGCCAACCTCACCCGGTTGGTCGGCACCCCCTTCCAGGTCACCGCCGAAGACGAATCGCTCCTCTCCGTCCCGTCCTCGCCGATTGACAGCGCGACACTGGCGCCGCTGGCCGAGACCGCACCCAGCGTGCAGTCGGCGCGCGCCCAGGTGAACGCCGCCATCGCCACCGAGCGCTCGGCGCGGACGTCGTACCTCCCCATCTTCAGCATTGGCGGGACTTATAGCGCCAATCGCAGCGACGTCGCCTTTGCCCCCAACAGCGGCGACTTCAATTCGCAACGGTCGCTGAGGCTCACGCTGAGCTACCCGCTCTTCAACGGGTTGCAGCGCGAGGAGAACGTCGTGCGCGCCCGCATCTCCGAGGACAATGCCCGGGCGCAGCTTCGCGACGCGCAGTTGACCATTCAGCAGCAGCTTACGCAGTATCTCGGCGTACATCGGTTGGCGCAGGAGCGCGCGGCGATCCAGGTCGCCTCGATTGCCGCGGCGGAGGAGGATCTCAGGGTGCAGAACCAGCGGTATGCTCTGGGCTCGTCCACGCTGCTCGACGTCCTCACGTCGCAGTCGCAGCTCAACTCGGCGCGCTACGCGCTGATCCAGGCGCGCTATGACGCCCGGGTGGCCAAGGCGCAGATCGAAGCCGTCCTCGGCCGCGACATCCAGTAA
- a CDS encoding HlyD family secretion protein, whose product MSTATPPAPNAGMTRQRIVLGIVAIAAVIGIVSGIRAWTFGRSHASTDNAQVDGHIIPVVSRVGGFVAEVRVRDNERVKGGDTLVVLDDSEFRVRLAQADADLEAARAVAGGKGIAGQSQTVVRSATNQRAALEAQVVSARASLQKAQADLGRLQELVAKQIVSRQQLDAAELAVKAASANVDATEKQLAGASAGVENAEVGTRLARARLASAQAVRDNAALQLTYTRIIAPSAGYVSRKQVESGQLVQPGQPVLTLVDEKDTWVSANFKETQLATLRVGQGAEFEVDAYDGCTAQGTVESLSAATGAKFALIPPDNATGNFTKVVQRVPVRVAITKGCGPDRPLRPGMSVTIHVATR is encoded by the coding sequence ATGTCCACCGCCACCCCTCCCGCGCCTAACGCCGGAATGACTCGCCAGCGCATCGTCCTCGGAATCGTCGCCATCGCCGCCGTCATCGGCATCGTCTCGGGCATTCGCGCCTGGACCTTTGGTCGCTCGCACGCTTCAACCGACAACGCCCAGGTCGACGGGCACATCATCCCCGTGGTCTCGCGCGTGGGCGGCTTCGTCGCGGAGGTGCGGGTGCGCGACAATGAACGCGTGAAGGGGGGCGACACGCTGGTCGTGCTGGACGACAGCGAGTTCCGCGTGCGCCTCGCGCAGGCCGATGCCGATCTCGAGGCCGCGCGCGCCGTGGCCGGCGGCAAGGGGATCGCCGGCCAGTCGCAAACGGTGGTACGCAGCGCGACCAACCAGCGCGCAGCGCTCGAGGCGCAGGTGGTCTCGGCGCGCGCCTCGCTGCAGAAGGCGCAGGCCGACCTGGGGCGCCTGCAGGAACTGGTCGCCAAGCAGATCGTCTCCCGCCAGCAGCTCGACGCGGCGGAGCTTGCGGTCAAGGCGGCGAGCGCCAACGTGGACGCCACCGAGAAGCAGCTGGCGGGAGCCTCGGCCGGCGTGGAGAACGCCGAGGTGGGGACGCGGCTCGCGCGCGCCCGGCTCGCCTCCGCGCAGGCGGTGCGCGACAACGCCGCATTGCAGCTGACCTACACGCGCATCATCGCCCCCAGCGCCGGCTACGTCTCACGCAAGCAGGTCGAGTCGGGCCAGCTCGTGCAGCCGGGGCAGCCGGTGCTCACGCTCGTGGACGAGAAGGACACCTGGGTCTCCGCCAACTTCAAGGAGACGCAGCTCGCCACGCTGCGCGTGGGGCAGGGAGCCGAGTTCGAGGTCGACGCCTACGACGGCTGCACCGCCCAGGGGACGGTCGAGTCGCTCAGCGCGGCGACGGGAGCCAAGTTCGCGCTCATCCCACCCGACAACGCGACGGGGAACTTCACCAAGGTGGTGCAGCGCGTCCCCGTGCGCGTCGCGATCACCAAGGGGTGCGGTCCCGACCGCCCGCTGCGCCCGGGAATGTCGGTCACCATCCACGTCGCCACGCGTTAG
- a CDS encoding DHA2 family efflux MFS transporter permease subunit produces the protein MATSALPSRAPRLTTAEYEALGQDKYRHKYKIAIAVTLAAVLELIDTSIVNVAIPHMMGNLGATVDEITWVSVGYIVANVIIIPMSGWLSGYFGRTRYLTGSILLFVVSSFFCGASTSLGMLVAWRVIQGIGGGALLSTAQSTLFEAFPPHEVAVGQAMFGIGVMVGPTIGPTLGGWITDNYNWPWIFYINIPLGLIAAAMVWTYVKDSEHQERASTIDGTGIFLLAVCIGSLQWMLERGERYDWFESRFITTLGVTSLISGALLIWRELTIDEPIINFRVLKSRQLSAGVAFASMLGLSLYGGIFVLPIFLQQLHGLSASQTGFLLLPSALTSAFVMATMSRMRGKIDARYTITIGAFGFLWSMWLMSRLTIDSGSNDIFWPLILRGFALGLIFVPLTNASMADLHPRDLAQGTGMFNLMRQLGGSLGIATMATLLGRWTTAQRAILTEHVGATDPETLHRLEMLTRGAMSHGATAIEAKAQAVAILSRQIGVQASVIGFARIYLLNGILLVSALPLLLIWRTGRARGAGGPPAH, from the coding sequence ATGGCGACGAGCGCCCTCCCCTCCCGCGCGCCTCGCCTCACCACGGCGGAGTACGAGGCCCTCGGCCAGGACAAGTACCGCCACAAGTACAAGATCGCCATCGCCGTCACCCTCGCCGCGGTGCTCGAGCTCATCGACACCTCGATCGTCAACGTCGCCATCCCCCACATGATGGGGAACCTCGGCGCCACCGTCGACGAGATCACCTGGGTCTCGGTTGGCTACATCGTGGCCAACGTGATCATCATCCCCATGTCGGGATGGCTCTCCGGCTACTTCGGGCGCACGCGCTACCTCACGGGTTCGATTCTCCTCTTCGTGGTCTCGTCGTTCTTCTGCGGCGCCTCCACGTCGTTAGGGATGCTCGTGGCGTGGCGCGTGATCCAGGGGATCGGCGGCGGCGCCCTCCTCTCCACCGCACAGTCCACGCTCTTCGAGGCCTTCCCGCCGCACGAAGTTGCCGTGGGACAGGCCATGTTCGGCATCGGCGTCATGGTCGGCCCCACCATTGGCCCCACCCTGGGCGGGTGGATCACCGACAACTACAACTGGCCCTGGATCTTCTACATCAACATCCCGCTCGGCCTCATCGCCGCGGCGATGGTGTGGACGTACGTGAAGGACTCCGAGCACCAGGAACGCGCGTCGACGATCGACGGAACGGGGATCTTCCTCCTCGCCGTATGCATCGGATCGTTGCAGTGGATGCTCGAGCGCGGCGAGCGCTACGACTGGTTCGAGTCGCGCTTCATCACCACGCTGGGGGTGACGTCGCTCATCTCCGGCGCACTCCTCATCTGGCGCGAACTGACGATCGACGAGCCGATCATCAACTTCCGCGTCCTCAAGAGCCGGCAGCTGTCGGCCGGCGTGGCCTTCGCGTCGATGCTCGGGCTCTCGCTTTATGGCGGGATCTTCGTCCTCCCGATCTTCCTCCAGCAGCTGCACGGGCTCTCCGCCTCGCAAACCGGCTTCCTCCTCCTGCCCAGCGCGCTCACCTCCGCCTTCGTGATGGCGACGATGAGCCGCATGCGCGGGAAGATCGATGCGCGCTACACGATCACCATCGGCGCCTTTGGCTTCCTCTGGTCGATGTGGCTCATGTCGCGCCTCACGATCGATAGCGGCTCCAACGACATCTTCTGGCCCCTCATCCTGCGCGGCTTCGCGCTCGGCCTGATCTTCGTCCCGCTCACCAACGCGTCGATGGCCGACCTGCACCCGCGCGACCTCGCGCAGGGGACGGGGATGTTCAACCTCATGCGCCAGCTCGGCGGATCGTTAGGCATCGCCACCATGGCGACGCTGCTGGGGCGCTGGACCACCGCGCAGCGCGCCATCCTCACCGAGCACGTCGGCGCCACCGATCCCGAGACGCTGCACCGCCTGGAGATGCTCACCCGCGGCGCCATGTCGCACGGCGCCACGGCGATCGAGGCCAAGGCGCAGGCGGTGGCGATCCTCTCGCGCCAGATCGGCGTGCAGGCCAGCGTGATCGGCTTCGCCAGGATCTACCTCCTCAACGGCATCCTTCTCGTCAGCGCTCTCCCACTCCTCCTCATCTGGCGCACCGGTCGCGCGCGCGGCGCCGGTGGTCCCCCGGCGCACTAG
- a CDS encoding TolC family protein, with protein sequence MSALHPSLSVRAASVARSARATRFAQRVRVVLVAHGALASFALAATARAQATPASARHLSLGDVVRLAAERNAGLDVARARLAQANARIRQRRADLYPTISASAVEAGRTFNTATLGFAFKGADGASFFDPDGEVLGPVITTDIRARITQSIFDPGARSRVKDARTAASATGTEFDVAAEQAAGIAATGYIRLLRADAQVAARRADSTLAAELLSIAQDQLSAGVGVALDVTRARSQLSQVRAQQVAARLERERATLDLARVLSLAPGETISASDSLAGLALTTDGFADASRIERAVARRPDIRALDAQLTVASERERTIRRESLPTLSAFGDRGPTAGNGTPFLSTYNWGVQLSVPIFSGFRTQGRLEEQAAMRQELEVRRLDLARQVALDVRGAREDLAAARDQLDAANDRVALAEQELAQARDRFRAGVAGNADVVTASLSLNGARTLVIDALTAWHLARVSLARAEGDARSLR encoded by the coding sequence ATGTCCGCCTTGCATCCGTCCCTGTCCGTTCGCGCCGCGAGCGTAGCTCGTTCCGCCCGCGCCACTCGCTTCGCCCAACGCGTCCGCGTTGTACTCGTCGCGCACGGCGCACTCGCCTCGTTCGCACTCGCCGCGACGGCACGCGCCCAGGCCACTCCCGCCAGCGCTCGTCACCTCTCGCTCGGCGACGTCGTGCGGCTGGCGGCGGAGCGGAACGCCGGCCTCGATGTCGCGCGCGCACGCCTCGCGCAGGCCAACGCGCGCATACGCCAGCGCCGCGCCGACCTCTACCCGACCATCTCTGCTTCGGCGGTCGAGGCCGGGCGCACCTTCAACACCGCCACGTTAGGCTTCGCCTTCAAGGGAGCCGACGGCGCCTCGTTCTTCGACCCCGACGGCGAGGTGCTGGGTCCCGTCATCACGACCGACATCCGCGCCCGCATCACCCAGTCGATCTTCGACCCCGGCGCACGCTCCCGCGTGAAGGACGCACGCACGGCGGCCTCCGCGACTGGCACCGAGTTCGACGTGGCCGCCGAGCAGGCAGCTGGCATTGCCGCCACCGGGTACATTCGCCTCCTGCGCGCGGACGCGCAGGTCGCCGCCCGTCGCGCCGACTCGACGCTGGCCGCCGAACTCCTCTCGATCGCCCAGGACCAGCTCTCCGCGGGGGTGGGCGTCGCCCTCGACGTCACGCGCGCACGCTCGCAGCTGTCGCAGGTGCGCGCGCAGCAGGTGGCCGCCCGCCTCGAACGCGAACGCGCCACGCTCGACCTCGCCCGCGTCCTCTCCCTTGCGCCTGGCGAAACGATCTCCGCCAGCGACTCGCTGGCCGGTCTCGCCCTCACGACCGACGGCTTCGCCGACGCATCGCGCATCGAGCGTGCCGTCGCCCGCCGCCCCGACATCCGCGCCCTCGATGCGCAGCTCACGGTGGCGTCGGAACGCGAGCGCACGATCCGGCGTGAATCGCTCCCGACGCTCTCGGCCTTTGGAGATCGCGGCCCGACGGCCGGCAACGGCACGCCCTTCCTCAGCACCTACAACTGGGGCGTGCAGCTGTCGGTGCCGATCTTCAGCGGCTTCCGCACGCAGGGACGGCTGGAGGAGCAGGCGGCGATGCGCCAGGAACTCGAGGTCCGGCGGCTCGACCTCGCACGCCAGGTCGCGCTCGACGTGCGCGGCGCTCGCGAGGACCTCGCCGCCGCGCGCGACCAGCTCGATGCCGCCAACGACCGTGTGGCGCTCGCCGAGCAGGAACTGGCGCAGGCGCGCGACCGATTCCGCGCCGGCGTCGCCGGCAACGCGGACGTGGTCACGGCCTCGCTCTCGCTGAATGGCGCGCGCACCCTCGTCATCGACGCCCTCACCGCCTGGCACCTCGCCCGCGTCTCGCTGGCCCGCGCGGAAGGCGACGCCCGATCCCTTCGCTGA
- a CDS encoding HDIG domain-containing protein, translating into MTLPTRDEALALMHDFTRSESLRKHMYSVEAAMRAYATEFGEDVERWGLAGLMHDFDYEKWPNAGHAADAEHPAEGVRLLRERGYPDDVLQAILGHAQYTGVSRETRMARTLFAVDELTGLITATALVKPSRSVHDVDARSVLKKMKDKAFARGVSREDVVNGAAELGVQLEPHIQFVIGAMQARAADLGLAGSTPSAEGH; encoded by the coding sequence ATGACGCTCCCCACGCGCGACGAAGCCCTGGCCCTGATGCACGACTTCACCCGGAGCGAGTCGCTCCGCAAGCACATGTACTCGGTGGAGGCCGCCATGCGGGCGTACGCGACGGAGTTCGGCGAGGATGTGGAGCGCTGGGGGCTGGCCGGCCTGATGCACGACTTCGACTACGAGAAGTGGCCCAACGCCGGCCACGCCGCCGACGCCGAACACCCCGCCGAAGGGGTCCGGTTGCTGCGCGAACGGGGATACCCGGACGACGTGCTGCAGGCGATCCTTGGTCATGCGCAGTACACCGGCGTCTCGCGCGAGACGCGCATGGCCAGAACACTTTTCGCCGTCGATGAACTCACCGGGTTGATCACGGCCACGGCGCTGGTCAAGCCGAGCAGGAGCGTGCACGACGTCGACGCGCGCTCGGTTCTCAAGAAGATGAAGGACAAGGCCTTTGCCCGGGGTGTGAGTCGCGAGGATGTGGTTAACGGCGCGGCCGAACTGGGCGTCCAACTCGAGCCGCACATCCAGTTCGTGATCGGCGCCATGCAGGCCAGGGCGGCCGACCTCGGATTGGCGGGAAGTACGCCGTCGGCCGAGGGGCACTGA
- a CDS encoding efflux RND transporter periplasmic adaptor subunit produces the protein MKRSSLALLAVAVATASGAACAKKVEQKLSIPTATVSLRTIVLDATASGSVEPINVVEVKSKSSGQITKMPVETGSQVAPGDLLVQLDTRDVQNQYDQAAADLNAAEAKLQVSEAQKKRSDDLFLQRIITAQENETARLDFANAQASVIRARTSLDLAKQRLEDATVRAPVEGTVIEKTVSLGQVITSATSAFGGGTTLLKMADLSKVRMRALFNETDIGSVQPGQQATVTVDAYPERPFRGTVEKIEPQAVVQQSVTMFPVLINLANNEGLLKPGMNGEASVLVDRRENVVAVPNDAVRTVREAPMLANQLGLNTDTVSAQIQAQMAQFGGMGAAGRGEGTPGGRMQVPREMRRMMPGEVDLAPFQGPQGARAQLPEVTDADCRRVSDAMKAKPEVAQQLAGLRQKLQGGEIDFATLRAESQKAYAALGVDAQVARACQARSGASGAPGGMPGGRTAGGATPAGGTRAGAAGAAMAQQQGNAAGGRRAQGSQGGAAVPQPRGEFPMRTRSRPGVVFVKNGATFDAKVVRLGLGNFDYTEVLSGLKDGDEVALLGAAAIQVARDSSNARFRQMTGGGMPGMQKQQGQQGQQGGAQGGGAPPRQ, from the coding sequence GTGAAACGTTCGTCCCTTGCCCTGCTGGCAGTCGCTGTCGCCACCGCGAGCGGCGCGGCCTGCGCGAAAAAGGTGGAGCAGAAGCTCTCCATCCCGACCGCGACCGTGTCGCTCCGCACCATCGTCCTCGACGCTACCGCCTCAGGGTCGGTGGAGCCCATCAACGTCGTCGAGGTCAAGTCGAAGTCGTCGGGGCAGATCACCAAGATGCCGGTGGAGACCGGCTCGCAGGTGGCCCCTGGCGACCTCCTGGTGCAACTCGACACGCGCGACGTGCAGAACCAGTACGACCAGGCCGCCGCCGACCTCAACGCCGCCGAGGCGAAGCTGCAGGTCTCCGAGGCGCAAAAGAAGCGTTCGGACGACCTGTTCCTGCAGCGCATCATTACGGCGCAGGAGAACGAGACGGCCCGGCTGGACTTCGCCAACGCGCAGGCCTCGGTGATTCGTGCGCGCACGTCGCTGGATCTTGCCAAGCAGCGCCTCGAGGATGCCACCGTGCGCGCCCCGGTCGAGGGGACGGTGATCGAGAAGACGGTCTCGCTGGGGCAGGTGATCACCTCGGCCACCAGCGCCTTTGGTGGCGGGACGACGCTGCTCAAGATGGCTGACCTGAGCAAGGTCCGCATGCGCGCGCTCTTCAACGAGACCGACATCGGGAGCGTGCAGCCCGGCCAGCAGGCCACGGTCACGGTCGACGCCTATCCCGAGCGCCCCTTCCGCGGAACGGTGGAGAAGATCGAGCCGCAAGCGGTGGTGCAGCAGAGCGTGACGATGTTCCCGGTGCTGATCAACCTGGCCAACAACGAAGGATTGCTGAAGCCGGGGATGAACGGCGAGGCGTCGGTCCTGGTCGATCGCCGCGAGAACGTGGTGGCCGTCCCCAACGACGCCGTGCGCACGGTGCGCGAGGCGCCGATGCTCGCCAACCAGTTGGGGCTCAACACCGACACGGTGAGCGCGCAGATCCAGGCGCAGATGGCGCAGTTCGGCGGCATGGGTGCAGCGGGGCGCGGCGAGGGCACCCCCGGCGGGCGCATGCAGGTGCCGCGCGAAATGCGGCGCATGATGCCGGGCGAGGTGGACCTCGCGCCCTTCCAGGGGCCGCAGGGCGCCCGCGCGCAGCTCCCCGAGGTGACCGACGCCGATTGCCGGAGGGTGTCGGACGCGATGAAGGCAAAGCCGGAGGTGGCGCAGCAGCTGGCGGGGTTGCGCCAGAAGTTGCAGGGCGGCGAGATCGACTTCGCGACGTTGCGCGCCGAGTCGCAGAAGGCGTACGCCGCGTTAGGCGTGGACGCGCAGGTGGCGCGCGCCTGCCAGGCGCGGTCGGGGGCAAGTGGTGCACCTGGCGGGATGCCGGGCGGGCGCACTGCCGGCGGGGCGACGCCCGCCGGTGGCACACGTGCCGGCGCCGCGGGAGCGGCCATGGCGCAGCAACAGGGAAATGCCGCTGGCGGACGCCGCGCCCAGGGGAGCCAGGGGGGAGCCGCGGTTCCGCAGCCGCGGGGCGAGTTCCCCATGCGCACGCGCTCCCGCCCCGGCGTGGTCTTCGTGAAGAACGGGGCCACGTTCGATGCCAAGGTCGTGCGCCTCGGGCTCGGCAACTTCGACTACACCGAGGTCCTCAGTGGCCTCAAGGATGGGGACGAGGTCGCGCTGCTTGGCGCGGCGGCCATCCAGGTGGCGCGTGACTCGAGCAACGCCCGCTTCCGCCAGATGACCGGCGGCGGCATGCCGGGGATGCAGAAGCAGCAGGGACAACAGGGGCAGCAGGGTGGGGCGCAGGGTGGCGGCGCACCGCCGCGCCAGTAA